The DNA sequence ttatatatttttctgtttcttttaacCCTCCCCTTTATATACTTTTCTTACCATTAACGTACGTAAAGCTGGCTACGCACGACTGTTATATTGGCTCATCCATCATTTTCTACTTTCCTCTCTGATCCATTGGTTTCCTTCGGTAACtattcaaatttcaaccaaaacttttattgaaaatgataatatggTCTTGAGTTTGCTACTTTAATTTGATCGCttatatagtttattttattttttaatttttttatataataattaaaaaaatgattattaatatattaatattttaaacaaaagtaaaaaaaaaaaaagagtataattTATATTAGGAACACACCAAGTCGACAAACTCAAGTGGGATGGTAGcactatccaaactttttataCAGAGTAGTGATCGCTGCCTGCCCCACTTGAGCAAGGCGTATTTTTGGTATTAatggaatcttttttttttttttttttaagtcccagaaaaaatatatatatatatatatctactctattagAATAAGAAGCTATCTAATTGGAGCTAtctaattgtgaatagtaatttttattatattttcattaatttttattatttttctattaagtccgttaagtcatgttttactaaaagattcttaaaattcttgatcatttgacgtgtaATCCTCTTGTAGAATTTAGTGAAAGATTctattttaccaaaaggtctTTAAGACCCTTGACTATTTAACGTGTAGCTATCTTGTggaatttaatgaaagatcatattttatcaaaaaaccTTTAATAGCCCCGCGGTGTACATAAATTGACGTCTttttttcatgtcatttttattctgaTAGTGtacttattttcctttcattttatttcaatttttttaaataaaaaattaataatattttattattatatagagagtaaatagataattcaatataaatgCATATCAATGCTCATACTTTactgaaatttatatttttttaaatctttatttgttgtctttttttaatcttgtatttttttttttctagacaaataagctactaataaataataaataatttataactgtttttttttttgggtcagaAAATACGACCAATGATCAGGTCCTTTCCGCTTCCATGCAAGGAAAAGACACAATGTACAGCCGGCTGCAGTGTGCTtggcaagaaaaaagaaaactgacgATTTTTGGTTGCTGGGTTAGTGTTGGGACTTGGAAATTTGTATTGGAAATGATTCATTTGTAGGGCATACTTTTATCAAAGTGGAGTTCTTGGATGGCAGTATGTCATGAAATTTGTGAGTATAGAGGCGGATTGGATTGCAATTAGAAAGGTAGGTTGGGGTGAAAGAGAGTTTTGAGAGAATTTTgggatattaattctttatgttttttaaaaaaaaaaaaaaaaaaaaaaaagactgataTAGCACTTACATGTAACACACGTTTAGCCTTTAGGTGCGTCTAGATAGTGacttgagatgagatagaatgaattgagataaaaattaagaattaaataaaatattgttatgatattattttttaatattattattattttaagatttgaaaaaattaaattatttattatattttatataaattttaaaaaattataataatgagataagataaaataattcttatatCCGAAcgaagattttttaaaaacgTCTAGTTTTAGGTATTGTTTGGGATAAAGGATCCATCTcatatttaaaagtaaatataaatattatttaatttaaaatatttaaaacttttatttaattacaatttttttaaaatttttgaataaaatataaaaaataatttgatttttttattttaaaataaaaagtatataataatattttaattttataatattttattattattttttaaatctctgaAAATGATTTAAGTACTATTTACGAATTATTTGATGGtgatcttatctcatttcataattCATCTTATCCCATTCTCCGATGCTCTTTTTATTTCACCTTTAAATACCTTCCTCTCTCGATAGAtcttattctctcttttctgtTATCTCCACAAGATCAGAGTCGAAACAGTTCTTAAAAAGAAAACGTGATCTCCTGACTTCTACCACTGAAGATGGAAATATACTGCGGCACACAAACATGGCCTGAACACTCTGACTCAGAGCAAGATCAGTTagcagaagaagatgaagatttgTCTTTCTGTGATCTCCCGGTCATTAGCTATTTTACCAAAGAAGACGATGGCCAATCAAGAAAAGAAGATGCTTCGGCCGCTGAAACCCAGGAATTAGAGTTCGATTTCGGCGCAAAGGGAGGCTCAACTTTGAAAGAATCAGTAATGTGTGCGGCCGACGAGGTTTTCTTTCAAGGCCGAATCCTTCCACTACGCGTCTCGGTCAGCTCAGACACTGGGTTAACCCTTTTCCCGCATGAAAGCAGCCAGAAGATCAGTACCCAGTGCATATCAAGGTCCGAGTCCCCGGACCATGGTTCAATGGGTACTGGGTCAGGGTTCAATAGCAACAATAGCAGCAGAAGCAGCAGTACTAGAAGTTCTCACAACTCATCAGGCAGCTGCACTACCGGCTCGACCTATACCATCGAGCGAACTTCCAAGCAAACGAGAGTCCAAAACCATCTTCTTTCATGCCCAAGTCCCAAACCCCAGGCCAGACTTTCCAATACTCGACAAGGAAGTCTCGATAGTCGGAGCCGGAACTCATCCTCACGGGACTATTTACGGCTGGGTTTGGTTCCTACTCCTGAGATTGAAATGCTAGACCTTAAAGTTCGTAGAAGCAGCAGTGTCAACAAAAGTGTTAGCAGTAGTAGAAATAGTAGGGTCACTTCCGAAAAGAGCTGTTATGATTCCGACATGGTAGAGCAGAGGAGGCCTGCAGGATTCTTGGAGAAAAGAATCGGACGACTGTTGAGTAGTTGTAAGTGTACAGAGGCAGTTTCGTCAAACGTTGTCATCATGAAGAGTAATGCAAATGTCGCAACGCAAACCAAGAAAGAAAATCTGGTGGGGTTGAAGCTGAGGAGGAAGCAATTGCAAGAACAAAAGCAGCAGGGAAAGCAAGCCATGTCGAGTCATCGAACATTTGAATGGATAAAGGAGCTTTCGCATGCAGGGCTTCTGGCTCCTTGACTTTGAGGATCAGACTCGTTAACAATATGCATCACATCGCATGCCTGTGTACTCCCTTAAGTTTCATTGTCTTTTCGTTTTGGCTTATCCTTTAGTTAATTAGATTATGATATTGCAGTGGGGCTCTTTTATCAAGAACTCTTTCTAGAGCCAGCTTCTATATATTCACTTTTATCTCCatggttataatatatatatatatatatatggtattgtTG is a window from the Juglans regia cultivar Chandler chromosome 7, Walnut 2.0, whole genome shotgun sequence genome containing:
- the LOC109013873 gene encoding uncharacterized protein LOC109013873 yields the protein MEIYCGTQTWPEHSDSEQDQLAEEDEDLSFCDLPVISYFTKEDDGQSRKEDASAAETQELEFDFGAKGGSTLKESVMCAADEVFFQGRILPLRVSVSSDTGLTLFPHESSQKISTQCISRSESPDHGSMGTGSGFNSNNSSRSSSTRSSHNSSGSCTTGSTYTIERTSKQTRVQNHLLSCPSPKPQARLSNTRQGSLDSRSRNSSSRDYLRLGLVPTPEIEMLDLKVRRSSSVNKSVSSSRNSRVTSEKSCYDSDMVEQRRPAGFLEKRIGRLLSSCKCTEAVSSNVVIMKSNANVATQTKKENLVGLKLRRKQLQEQKQQGKQAMSSHRTFEWIKELSHAGLLAP